From a single Wolbachia endosymbiont of Oedothorax gibbosus genomic region:
- a CDS encoding IS110 family transposase, with product MNSSNIIAGIDVSKSKLDIHIHPFGHYKTFENSIQAIDKTLDFLRLHNVTKVGLEATGGYEKLCAYTLLSNGFEVYVIQPRWVRDYAKSLGITTKTRLQHVILITQICVLLP from the coding sequence ATGAATTCATCAAACATTATTGCTGGCATTGATGTTAGCAAAAGTAAATTAGATATCCACATTCACCCATTTGGACATTATAAAACGTTTGAAAACAGTATACAAGCCATCGATAAAACACTAGACTTTTTACGTTTGCATAATGTAACCAAAGTTGGTCTTGAGGCAACCGGCGGATACGAAAAATTATGCGCATATACTTTACTAAGCAATGGTTTTGAGGTGTACGTCATTCAACCTAGATGGGTTAGAGACTATGCTAAAAGCCTTGGTATTACTACAAAAACTAGACTGCAGCACGTTATATTAATAACACAGATATGCGTGCTACTCCCTTAA
- a CDS encoding helix-turn-helix domain-containing protein has translation MPGYLTVPQIAKILKVTTHWLYDRINNGQITIQKDDSKTRGKYLFEDKPETVRILVDFKNGKLNNPNFL, from the coding sequence GTGCCTGGCTACCTTACTGTTCCACAAATTGCAAAAATCCTCAAAGTTACTACTCATTGGCTTTACGATAGAATCAATAATGGTCAAATTACAATACAAAAAGATGATAGTAAAACCAGAGGCAAATACTTATTTGAAGATAAACCAGAAACTGTTAGAATTCTAGTGGATTTTAAAAACGGTAAACTCAACAACCCAAATTTTTTATAG
- a CDS encoding IS630 transposase-related protein produces the protein MRKIDPKILEEYVKKNPDHTLMEMKQNLGFGINSIWYRLKQLKITRKKRPRFTENGAMKIGRNLSKKSLK, from the coding sequence ATTCGAAAAATAGACCCAAAAATACTCGAAGAATATGTTAAAAAGAATCCAGATCACACGCTAATGGAGATGAAACAAAACCTTGGATTCGGAATAAACTCGATTTGGTACAGGCTAAAGCAGCTAAAAATCACAAGAAAAAAAAGACCACGCTTTACCGAGAACGGAGCCATGAAGATAGGCAGAAATTTATCGAAAAAATCGCTAAAATAG
- a CDS encoding transposase: MGKKIYADIPGRKRERISIIGGLIGKRFIAPMTFKGGCDKEVFNTWLEKMLLPKLPHGTTIVMDNATFHKTPKTKELIDNARCRLLYLPTYSPDLNPIEHCWHTIKSRLRPLMHKYTDLQLLVGNTIMEIYHSF, encoded by the coding sequence ATAGGAAAGAAAATTTATGCAGATATTCCAGGAAGAAAACGAGAGAGAATCAGTATAATAGGCGGGTTGATTGGAAAGAGATTTATTGCACCAATGACTTTCAAAGGTGGGTGTGACAAAGAGGTATTCAATACATGGTTAGAGAAGATGCTATTACCTAAATTGCCACATGGTACTACAATAGTTATGGACAATGCCACATTCCATAAAACTCCCAAAACAAAGGAGTTAATAGATAATGCTAGATGCCGTTTGCTCTATCTACCGACATATTCACCAGATTTGAACCCTATAGAGCATTGTTGGCATACCATCAAAAGCCGCCTCAGACCTTTAATGCATAAATATACAGACTTACAACTTTTGGTTGGTAATACCATAATGGAAATTTATCATTCATTTTAG
- the apaG gene encoding Co2+/Mg2+ efflux protein ApaG has translation MIEYTLTTNFVEVKVLPIYIEEQSIPYENCYVWMYNVKIKNKSQSTIQLLSRHWQIIDYKGKINEIAGVGVIGEQPVIKSGEVFKYTSGTYLNAPSGIMQGKYEFLNEESIKIFEVMIPPFSLDSPYVKTRPH, from the coding sequence ATGATAGAGTACACACTAACTACCAATTTTGTTGAAGTTAAAGTTTTACCGATTTACATTGAAGAACAATCCATTCCTTATGAAAATTGCTATGTATGGATGTATAACGTTAAGATAAAAAACAAAAGCCAATCAACTATTCAATTATTAAGTCGTCATTGGCAAATAATAGATTATAAGGGAAAAATAAATGAAATTGCCGGAGTTGGTGTGATCGGAGAACAACCTGTGATAAAATCTGGAGAGGTATTTAAATACACAAGTGGAACATACTTAAATGCACCGTCAGGAATAATGCAGGGCAAGTATGAATTTCTGAATGAAGAAAGCATAAAAATTTTTGAGGTTATGATACCACCCTTTTCTTTGGATAGTCCATACGTCAAAACTAGACCCCATTAA
- a CDS encoding 5-(carboxyamino)imidazole ribonucleotide synthase, which produces MNGPDALSKKVIGIIGGGQLGKMTAIAATKLGQKVHIFASAKDDPACSVADDFTIANFSDKKALESFAHSVDLVTIESENIPCSAIDIVSQHADFYPGKKALHISQNRLREKDFIKNLGVKTANYKSIQNYNELLKSSRAFGYPTRLKTTEMGYDGKGQYVLENDSEVKQFASFDWNTEYILEANVDLLKEVSIVVARDKNGKVAFFPIAENYHVDGILDTSTVPAKIDSKLTQEVQQTAKKIANALDVIGILAIEFFVTKDNELLVNELAPRPHNSCHWSLDACNVSQFEQLVRIICGLPMQEVVLRFPCMTKNIIGNDIYDSHKYLSKEKASLTIYGKKEVRDKRKMGHVNIDLSY; this is translated from the coding sequence ATGAACGGACCAGATGCACTTAGCAAAAAAGTAATAGGAATAATAGGTGGTGGACAATTAGGTAAAATGACTGCTATCGCTGCAACAAAACTTGGACAAAAAGTACATATTTTTGCCAGTGCTAAAGACGATCCGGCTTGCTCTGTTGCTGATGATTTCACAATAGCAAATTTCTCTGATAAGAAAGCGCTTGAATCTTTTGCACATAGTGTGGATTTAGTTACTATTGAGTCTGAAAATATTCCATGTAGTGCAATTGATATCGTATCACAGCACGCAGATTTTTACCCAGGTAAAAAAGCGTTACACATTTCGCAAAACAGACTGAGAGAAAAGGATTTTATTAAAAACTTGGGTGTAAAAACTGCTAACTATAAGAGTATACAAAATTATAATGAGCTACTGAAAAGCAGTAGAGCTTTTGGCTATCCAACAAGGCTGAAAACAACAGAAATGGGTTACGATGGAAAAGGGCAATATGTGCTTGAGAATGATTCTGAAGTGAAGCAATTTGCTTCCTTTGATTGGAATACAGAGTACATTCTTGAAGCAAATGTTGATTTACTGAAAGAGGTTTCAATAGTCGTTGCAAGAGATAAAAATGGTAAAGTAGCTTTTTTTCCTATAGCAGAAAATTACCACGTTGATGGAATACTTGATACTTCAACAGTGCCAGCTAAAATAGATAGCAAATTAACTCAAGAGGTACAACAAACTGCAAAGAAAATAGCAAATGCGCTTGATGTAATAGGAATTCTGGCTATTGAATTTTTTGTTACTAAAGATAACGAATTGCTAGTTAATGAACTAGCTCCCAGACCTCACAATTCTTGCCACTGGAGCTTGGATGCATGTAACGTTAGTCAATTTGAACAGCTAGTTAGGATAATATGCGGGCTACCTATGCAGGAAGTAGTATTACGCTTTCCTTGTATGACGAAAAATATAATAGGTAATGATATATATGATTCTCATAAGTATTTGAGCAAAGAAAAAGCTAGTTTAACCATATATGGGAAAAAAGAGGTTAGAGATAAGCGTAAAATGGGACATGTCAATATAGATTTAAGTTATTGA
- a CDS encoding aspartate-semialdehyde dehydrogenase, with the protein MRYKIAVIGATGRVGREVLSTLAEFQDEAIDSVIALASKKSEGKKVSFDDKELTVLCLEDYDFVGTNIAIFCAGSHVSEKYVPIATQAGCIVIDNSSHFRMKEGVPLIIPEINKEKIMEYKNHNIISNPNCTTIQMLLVLHLLHQKAKIKRIVASTYQSTSGAGKAAMDELYNQTKKIFMNETKKPEIFPKQIAFNCIPHVGEFMENGSTEEEWKMQEETKKILEEDIKVTATCVRVPVFIGHAMAVNVEFDQHITEEQAREVLSEAEDSGVLVYNRREDGEYITQIDVVQENAVYVSRIRRDNTVEHGLNMWIVADNLRKGAALNIVQILEILIRETQ; encoded by the coding sequence ATGAGATATAAAATTGCTGTTATTGGAGCAACCGGAAGAGTAGGGCGTGAGGTATTAAGCACGCTTGCTGAGTTTCAAGATGAGGCAATAGATTCTGTTATTGCACTTGCATCGAAAAAATCAGAAGGGAAGAAGGTGAGTTTTGATGACAAAGAGTTAACAGTTTTATGCCTTGAGGATTATGACTTCGTTGGAACTAATATAGCCATTTTTTGTGCCGGATCTCATGTTTCTGAAAAGTATGTACCAATTGCAACACAGGCTGGATGCATCGTGATAGATAACAGTTCCCATTTTAGAATGAAAGAAGGTGTGCCACTCATTATTCCGGAGATTAATAAAGAAAAAATTATGGAATATAAAAACCACAACATAATATCCAACCCAAACTGTACTACAATACAGATGCTGCTAGTACTACATCTATTACACCAGAAAGCAAAAATAAAGAGAATCGTTGCTTCAACTTATCAATCAACTTCTGGTGCAGGTAAAGCAGCAATGGATGAACTTTATAATCAGACAAAAAAAATCTTCATGAATGAGACTAAAAAGCCCGAGATATTCCCCAAGCAAATAGCGTTTAATTGCATTCCCCATGTAGGAGAATTCATGGAGAATGGTTCTACAGAAGAGGAATGGAAAATGCAAGAAGAGACAAAAAAAATTTTAGAGGAAGATATAAAAGTTACTGCAACTTGTGTAAGAGTACCCGTCTTTATCGGTCACGCTATGGCAGTAAATGTAGAATTTGATCAACATATCACTGAAGAACAAGCTCGTGAAGTGCTAAGTGAAGCCGAAGATAGTGGAGTTTTAGTGTACAACAGGCGTGAAGATGGTGAATACATAACTCAAATTGATGTTGTACAGGAGAATGCTGTATATGTATCGCGTATTAGAAGAGATAATACTGTTGAGCACGGATTAAATATGTGGATAGTGGCTGATAATCTGCGCAAAGGCGCAGCATTAAATATAGTGCAGATTCTTGAGATTTTGATAAGAGAGACTCAATAA
- a CDS encoding APC family permease — protein sequence MSNKIGFWAIFALVISSQIGSGIFMLPISLAPYGAYSLISWVISGLGAISLALVFALLCAKFPETGGPHVYVKHAFGPTAAFFVGWTYWVISWVSTTAVIVASIGYLTSLFHGDIQNIRLFLEILLFTIITLINLRGVTATGCVELLLMTVKITALLAIPVTALFFFDRNNFIISEEISSLTMSQVLARSTLLTLWCFIGLESATAPAGSVNDPAKTIPRAIVLGTISVAVIYFINSLAIMGLINGNDLVNSKAPYVDAIKIMFPGNWHLIISIVAFIVCVGSLNAWVLASGQVALGLAEDKLMPQFFAKRNKHGSPFWGITISSVGTSVLLILTSSNNFAKQITSIIDFSVVSFLFVYLACSLAFLKVIIKERNYYKLLIGSIATTFCCWVIFETSVNTLLIASLFTASGMPIYLFWYRRVSV from the coding sequence GTGTCAAACAAAATAGGTTTTTGGGCTATTTTTGCCTTAGTGATTAGCAGCCAAATTGGCTCTGGAATTTTTATGCTTCCAATTAGCCTTGCTCCATATGGCGCTTATAGCCTTATAAGCTGGGTGATATCAGGGCTTGGTGCTATATCTCTTGCTTTGGTTTTTGCCTTACTCTGCGCAAAATTTCCAGAAACGGGTGGTCCTCACGTTTATGTAAAGCATGCTTTTGGCCCCACTGCAGCTTTTTTTGTTGGTTGGACGTATTGGGTGATCTCATGGGTTAGCACAACAGCAGTAATCGTTGCAAGTATTGGCTATCTTACTTCGCTTTTTCATGGAGATATTCAAAATATACGCTTATTTTTAGAAATACTATTGTTTACGATCATTACACTAATAAATTTAAGAGGTGTCACTGCTACTGGATGTGTTGAGCTTTTATTGATGACTGTCAAAATTACCGCACTGCTTGCTATACCAGTAACAGCGTTGTTTTTCTTTGATAGGAATAATTTTATCATAAGTGAGGAAATATCAAGCCTCACGATGTCTCAAGTCCTTGCTCGCTCTACACTACTCACTCTATGGTGTTTTATTGGCCTTGAATCAGCAACAGCACCTGCAGGATCAGTCAACGATCCAGCCAAGACTATACCAAGAGCCATAGTGCTTGGCACAATCTCTGTTGCAGTTATATATTTCATTAATAGCCTTGCAATCATGGGATTGATAAACGGCAATGATCTAGTTAATTCAAAAGCGCCGTATGTTGACGCAATAAAAATTATGTTTCCAGGTAATTGGCATTTGATCATTTCTATTGTTGCTTTTATTGTTTGTGTTGGCAGTTTAAATGCTTGGGTACTAGCTAGTGGACAAGTGGCCCTTGGCCTTGCAGAAGATAAACTGATGCCACAGTTCTTTGCTAAAAGAAATAAGCACGGTTCTCCCTTCTGGGGCATAACAATCAGCTCCGTTGGCACTTCAGTTCTACTAATTCTCACTTCAAGCAACAATTTTGCTAAACAGATCACATCAATTATCGACTTTTCTGTAGTTTCATTTTTATTTGTTTACCTTGCATGCAGCCTTGCTTTTCTAAAGGTTATCATAAAGGAGAGAAATTATTACAAGCTTTTAATTGGCAGTATAGCAACAACCTTTTGCTGCTGGGTAATATTTGAAACTTCTGTGAATACCTTGCTGATCGCAAGCTTATTCACCGCAAGTGGTATGCCCATTTATTTATTTTGGTATCGCAGAGTTTCTGTATAG
- a CDS encoding 5-formyltetrahydrofolate cyclo-ligase: MFKDIKQHKKEIREQYRAIRKDIDESYSSYAASSLINLFNQNLSYVKGKTIAAYIPMDGEIDVMPLMHSLLDLDYKVAIPNKNKLLKFEKWNETNEDVIPDTIITPVIAFDDHFNRLGFGGGWYDTMIEKLRPLGKIFIGVAYEKQYCKDLPVEKHDQKLDIIITEMYVRCRSGLLKKVDKKE; the protein is encoded by the coding sequence ATGTTCAAAGATATTAAACAGCACAAAAAGGAAATAAGAGAGCAATATAGAGCTATAAGAAAAGATATTGATGAAAGTTATTCCAGTTATGCAGCAAGTTCCCTTATTAATCTCTTTAATCAGAACTTAAGTTACGTAAAAGGCAAAACAATTGCGGCTTACATTCCAATGGATGGGGAAATAGATGTTATGCCCTTGATGCATAGTTTACTCGATTTAGATTATAAAGTAGCAATTCCTAATAAAAATAAGTTACTAAAATTTGAGAAATGGAACGAAACAAATGAAGATGTAATTCCCGACACAATCATTACTCCTGTTATTGCTTTTGATGATCATTTTAATAGATTAGGTTTTGGCGGTGGTTGGTATGATACAATGATAGAAAAACTGCGGCCACTTGGAAAAATATTTATAGGTGTAGCCTATGAGAAACAATATTGTAAAGATTTACCTGTAGAAAAACATGATCAAAAATTGGATATTATAATCACTGAGATGTATGTTAGGTGTAGAAGTGGATTGCTCAAAAAAGTGGATAAAAAGGAGTAG
- a CDS encoding oxidoreductase — translation MKNIMLIGGGVGNAVLFSIGKACLENNHKVLYFAGYKKLSDVFKRALIERASNAVVWACEEGLIKTNRNQDKSFHGNIVDAIVSYQQGRLGINLNAIDKIITIGSDKMMKAVNEARKTILKPYLKSSHIAISSVNSPMQCMMKEICAQCVQQHINKETGERSFVYSCSNQDQDMEFIDFDFLSERLKQNSLQEKLTAKWIDHVQRY, via the coding sequence ATGAAGAATATAATGCTCATTGGCGGTGGAGTTGGAAATGCAGTGTTATTTTCAATAGGAAAAGCTTGTCTTGAAAACAATCACAAGGTTTTGTACTTTGCTGGCTATAAGAAATTAAGTGATGTATTTAAACGAGCACTGATAGAGCGTGCATCAAATGCAGTAGTTTGGGCATGTGAAGAAGGACTGATAAAAACAAACAGAAATCAAGATAAATCCTTTCATGGTAATATAGTTGATGCAATAGTTTCTTATCAACAAGGAAGATTAGGTATTAATTTGAACGCCATAGATAAAATTATCACTATTGGTTCTGATAAAATGATGAAAGCTGTGAATGAAGCTAGAAAAACAATTTTAAAGCCATATCTGAAATCAAGCCACATAGCAATATCATCAGTTAATTCTCCTATGCAGTGTATGATGAAAGAAATCTGCGCTCAATGTGTTCAGCAACATATAAATAAGGAAACAGGAGAAAGAAGTTTTGTTTATAGCTGCAGTAATCAAGACCAGGATATGGAATTTATTGACTTTGATTTTTTAAGTGAGCGCTTGAAGCAAAATAGTTTACAAGAAAAACTTACTGCGAAATGGATAGATCATGTTCAAAGATATTAA
- a CDS encoding SurA N-terminal domain-containing protein: protein MHKILILLLIVLPLRLLATEIEIVADVNGEPISNLDIEKRINFINSLFGTQSVNQKEAKPQVLRELIDEIIIINEAQRLNIKLSNEELDNAIMLFLTQSFKLKANEVDQYIEKHNIDLGILRKQIKCQLLWSKIIEVRIVPFINISDKEVDDVKRQTEKPDYLITFQEFIIPDQKDKDVYGIAEDLVKKLRNSNNPESPIKMRKATVNLSQLKGKLKSVLEGLETSDIAGPFSFSEGYSVIKVIDKVQLNHALLESTLKLKQIVVEGSESLLDNLKEQKVNCLNFDKLADNFKLPNAKEFEIKMRDLNPDLQILFSKTSVNEIVELRENGTTKLMMLCDIKSNAADIEAIKQQMYQQKIMIQSNLLLDDMRKNSAISYQYS, encoded by the coding sequence ATGCATAAAATACTAATTTTACTGTTGATAGTGTTGCCACTTAGGTTGCTTGCAACCGAGATTGAAATTGTTGCAGATGTAAATGGTGAACCAATTTCAAATTTAGATATCGAAAAACGCATCAACTTTATAAATTCATTGTTTGGCACTCAAAGTGTTAATCAAAAAGAAGCAAAGCCTCAAGTGCTTAGGGAGCTAATAGACGAAATTATCATTATCAATGAAGCACAGAGGCTGAATATAAAATTGAGCAACGAGGAGTTAGATAATGCTATTATGTTATTTTTAACCCAAAGTTTTAAACTTAAGGCTAATGAAGTTGATCAATACATAGAGAAGCATAATATAGATCTTGGTATTTTAAGAAAACAAATAAAATGTCAGTTACTGTGGAGCAAAATTATTGAAGTAAGAATTGTGCCATTTATTAATATAAGCGATAAAGAAGTAGATGATGTAAAAAGGCAAACAGAAAAGCCGGATTATCTTATCACGTTCCAAGAGTTTATAATTCCTGATCAAAAAGACAAGGACGTTTATGGTATAGCTGAAGATTTAGTAAAAAAATTACGCAACAGTAATAACCCAGAATCTCCAATAAAGATGCGTAAAGCAACAGTTAATTTAAGTCAGCTAAAAGGAAAACTCAAGAGCGTTTTAGAAGGATTAGAAACCAGCGACATAGCAGGTCCATTCAGTTTCAGTGAAGGTTACTCCGTTATAAAAGTAATAGATAAAGTACAACTTAATCATGCACTGCTGGAAAGTACTTTAAAATTAAAACAGATTGTGGTTGAAGGTTCAGAAAGTTTATTGGATAATCTCAAGGAGCAAAAAGTTAATTGTTTAAATTTTGATAAATTGGCAGATAATTTTAAGCTGCCAAACGCAAAAGAATTTGAAATAAAAATGCGAGATTTAAATCCTGATTTACAGATTTTATTTAGTAAAACAAGTGTGAATGAAATAGTAGAATTGAGAGAAAATGGCACTACAAAGTTGATGATGTTGTGTGATATCAAGAGTAATGCAGCGGATATAGAAGCAATTAAACAGCAGATGTACCAACAAAAGATTATGATACAAAGCAACTTGTTATTAGATGATATGCGTAAAAATTCAGCTATCAGTTATCAGTATAGTTGA
- the ppa gene encoding inorganic diphosphatase — protein sequence MDLSKITAVQNAVNVVIEISANAEPVKYEFNKELGLLQVDRFLSTSMTYPCNYGFIPNTCAGDGDPVDVLVLTQFPLASSVLISVRPIGALLTRDEKGEDEKILAVPVSSVDSYYDNIKDYSDLSKNLLDKIAHFFSHYKDLEKGKTVTVGEWVGIEEAKKIIEKSGN from the coding sequence ATGGATTTAAGTAAAATAACAGCGGTACAAAATGCGGTGAACGTGGTAATTGAAATAAGTGCAAATGCTGAACCTGTAAAGTATGAATTTAATAAAGAGCTTGGGTTGTTACAAGTTGACAGATTTTTGTCTACCTCAATGACTTATCCTTGCAATTATGGGTTTATACCAAATACCTGCGCAGGTGATGGTGATCCTGTGGATGTTTTGGTGCTAACTCAATTTCCCTTAGCATCTAGTGTTTTAATATCGGTGCGTCCAATAGGCGCATTACTCACTAGAGATGAAAAAGGAGAAGATGAAAAGATATTAGCTGTGCCTGTTTCCAGTGTTGATAGCTATTATGACAATATAAAGGACTATTCTGACTTATCTAAAAACCTACTAGATAAAATTGCTCATTTCTTTTCTCATTATAAAGATCTAGAAAAGGGAAAAACGGTAACAGTTGGAGAATGGGTTGGTATAGAAGAAGCAAAGAAAATCATTGAAAAAAGCGGAAATTAG